A region from the Streptomyces tsukubensis genome encodes:
- a CDS encoding RNB domain-containing ribonuclease translates to MPRRPLRTSGAAEASLAPALRALRTELGVPDGFPAAVLDEAERAAAAPRPPGPAPADATGLPFFTVDPPGSADLDQAVHLSRRDAGGYRVHYAIADVAAFVAPGGTIDSEAHRRVQTLYFPDGSVPLHPPVLSAGAASLLPGETRPALLWRIDLDAEGRTVTAGVRRAYVRSRTRLDYATAQRRIDNGTAEEPLALLKEIGLLREALERERGGVSLAVPEQEIARRDGAYVLAFRAPLPAEGWNAQLSLLTGMAAADIMIGSGTGVLRTLPTAPLGEVARLRLTARALRIDWPHHVPYAEVIRSLDPRVPRHAAFLAECTSLLRGAGYTVFTGGRIPEPSVHAAVAHAYTHCTAPLRRLVDRYTGELCLAADAGQGVPEWVLSALEALPAEMAAGARRAGAVERECVDLVEAALLRDRVGDTFDGLVVDVKENDPSAGTVQLSDPAVVARIAGDGGLPLGEPLRVRLTRADPEARPGTAKVLFAPA, encoded by the coding sequence ATGCCCCGCCGACCCCTGCGCACCAGCGGCGCAGCCGAGGCCTCCCTCGCCCCGGCCCTGCGCGCGCTGCGGACCGAACTGGGCGTCCCGGACGGCTTCCCCGCCGCCGTACTCGACGAGGCCGAGCGGGCCGCCGCGGCACCCCGCCCGCCGGGGCCCGCCCCGGCCGACGCCACCGGCCTCCCTTTCTTCACCGTCGACCCACCCGGATCGGCCGATCTCGACCAGGCGGTCCACCTCTCCCGCCGGGACGCCGGCGGCTACCGCGTCCACTACGCCATCGCCGATGTCGCCGCCTTCGTCGCGCCCGGCGGAACGATCGACTCCGAGGCCCATCGGCGGGTACAGACCCTGTACTTCCCGGACGGCTCCGTCCCGCTCCACCCGCCCGTGCTCTCCGCAGGCGCCGCGAGCCTGCTGCCCGGTGAGACCCGCCCCGCCCTGCTGTGGCGGATCGACCTCGACGCCGAAGGCCGTACCGTCACCGCGGGCGTCCGCCGGGCGTACGTCCGCAGCCGCACCCGCCTCGACTACGCCACCGCCCAGCGGCGCATCGACAACGGCACCGCCGAGGAACCCCTCGCCCTGCTCAAGGAGATCGGCCTGCTGCGGGAGGCCCTGGAACGCGAGCGCGGCGGCGTCTCTCTCGCCGTCCCCGAACAGGAGATCGCCCGGCGCGACGGCGCGTACGTCCTCGCCTTCCGCGCCCCGCTGCCCGCGGAGGGCTGGAACGCCCAGCTCTCCCTGCTCACCGGAATGGCCGCGGCCGATATCATGATCGGGTCCGGTACGGGTGTCCTGCGGACGCTCCCCACCGCCCCGCTCGGCGAGGTCGCCCGGCTCCGCCTGACCGCGCGGGCCCTGCGGATCGACTGGCCGCACCACGTCCCGTACGCCGAGGTGATCCGCTCACTCGACCCACGGGTGCCCCGCCACGCGGCCTTCCTCGCCGAATGCACCAGTCTGCTGCGCGGCGCCGGATACACCGTCTTCACCGGCGGCCGGATCCCCGAACCGTCGGTCCACGCGGCCGTCGCCCACGCCTACACCCACTGCACCGCGCCACTGCGGCGCCTCGTCGACCGCTACACCGGCGAACTGTGCCTCGCCGCCGACGCCGGACAGGGCGTCCCCGAGTGGGTCCTCTCCGCGCTCGAAGCGCTCCCGGCGGAGATGGCCGCGGGCGCCCGCCGGGCGGGCGCCGTGGAGCGCGAGTGCGTCGACCTCGTCGAGGCGGCCCTGCTGCGCGACCGGGTCGGCGACACCTTCGACGGTCTGGTGGTCGATGTGAAGGAGAACGACCCGTCCGCCGGGACGGTCCAGCTGTCCGACCCGGCGGTGGTGGCGCGCATCGCGGGCGACGGCGGGCTGCCGCTGGGGGAGCCGCTGCGGGTACGGCTGACCCGCGCCGACCCGGAGGCACGACCGGGCACGGCGAAGGTCCTCTTCGCGCCCGCGTGA
- the yaaA gene encoding peroxide stress protein YaaA — MLVLLPPSEGKADSGRGAPLKPESLSLPGLAPARAAVLDELVELCTADESKAAEVLGLSAGLRGELVKNVALKTAGARPAGEIYTGVLYDALGLTTLDASAKRRAKASLLVFSGLWGAVRVGDRIPSYRCSMGVKLPGLGLLAAHWREPMEAALPEAAGGGLVLDLRSSAYTAAWKPRGELAGRTATVRVLHAQIDPATGVEKRSVVSHFNKATKGRIVRDLLTAGAKPKTPEQLVDVLRELGYTVEAEAPARKDRPWSLDVVVSRIH; from the coding sequence GTGCTGGTCCTGCTGCCGCCGTCGGAAGGAAAGGCCGACTCCGGCCGTGGCGCCCCGCTGAAGCCGGAGTCGCTGTCGCTGCCCGGACTCGCCCCCGCGCGGGCCGCCGTGCTGGACGAGCTGGTGGAGCTGTGCACCGCCGACGAGTCGAAGGCTGCGGAGGTCCTCGGACTGAGTGCGGGGCTCCGCGGCGAGCTGGTGAAGAACGTCGCGCTGAAGACGGCCGGGGCGCGCCCCGCCGGGGAGATCTACACGGGCGTGCTGTACGACGCGCTGGGCCTGACGACGCTGGACGCCTCGGCCAAGCGGCGGGCCAAGGCATCCCTGCTGGTGTTCTCCGGGCTGTGGGGTGCCGTGCGGGTCGGCGACCGGATCCCGTCGTACCGCTGCTCGATGGGCGTCAAGCTGCCGGGGCTGGGGCTGCTCGCCGCGCACTGGCGGGAGCCGATGGAGGCCGCGCTGCCCGAGGCGGCCGGGGGTGGACTGGTCCTCGACCTGCGGTCGTCGGCGTACACGGCGGCCTGGAAGCCCCGCGGCGAGCTCGCCGGGCGCACGGCGACCGTGCGGGTGCTGCACGCGCAGATCGACCCGGCCACCGGGGTCGAGAAGCGCTCCGTCGTCAGCCACTTCAACAAGGCGACGAAGGGCCGTATCGTCCGGGACCTGCTGACCGCGGGGGCGAAGCCGAAGACGCCGGAACAGCTGGTGGACGTCCTGCGGGAGCTGGGGTACACGGTGGAGGCGGAGGCTCCGGCCCGCAAGGACCGGCCCTGGTCGCTGGATGTCGTGGTCAGCCGGATCCACTAG
- the eda gene encoding bifunctional 4-hydroxy-2-oxoglutarate aldolase/2-dehydro-3-deoxy-phosphogluconate aldolase — MTSVLELAPVIPVVVIEDAEDAVPLARALVAGGLPAIEVTLRTPAAPDAIRAIAAEVPDAVVGAGTVISPVQVETAVSAGARFLVSPGWTDALLDAMRDSGVPFLPGVSTVSEVVALLERGVTEMKFFPAEAAGGKPYLKSISGPLPGARFCPTGGISRESAPGYLALPNVACVGGTWMLPPDALAAKDWSRVEALAAEAASLGAPAA, encoded by the coding sequence ATGACCTCCGTGCTTGAGCTCGCGCCCGTGATTCCCGTCGTTGTCATCGAGGACGCCGAGGATGCCGTACCGCTCGCCCGGGCGCTGGTCGCGGGCGGCCTGCCCGCGATCGAAGTGACCCTGCGGACCCCGGCCGCTCCGGACGCCATCCGGGCCATCGCCGCCGAGGTGCCGGACGCCGTGGTCGGCGCGGGCACCGTGATCTCCCCCGTGCAGGTGGAGACGGCGGTGTCCGCCGGGGCCCGGTTCCTGGTGAGCCCGGGGTGGACCGACGCGCTGCTGGACGCGATGCGCGATTCGGGCGTGCCGTTCCTGCCGGGCGTCTCCACGGTGTCGGAGGTGGTGGCGCTGCTGGAGCGCGGGGTGACGGAGATGAAGTTCTTCCCCGCCGAGGCCGCGGGCGGCAAGCCGTATCTGAAGTCGATCTCCGGGCCGCTGCCCGGGGCCCGGTTCTGCCCGACGGGCGGTATCTCGCGGGAGTCCGCGCCCGGCTATCTGGCCCTGCCGAACGTGGCCTGCGTCGGCGGCACGTGGATGCTCCCCCCGGACGCCCTCGCGGCCAAGGACTGGTCGCGCGTCGAGGCCCTGGCGGCGGAGGCCGCGTCCCTCGGAGCCCCTGCCGCCTGA